From a region of the Methanolobus tindarius DSM 2278 genome:
- a CDS encoding GNAT family N-acetyltransferase — protein sequence MQIIADDIILRKWENKDAERLASVANNKKIVDNLNDGFPYPYSIEDAKQFISHSRKEDPTHLRLAIEMNGVIIGSIGAYFKENVHQMNAEIGYYLAEEYWGKGIMAKAVRCFVKYLFENYDVIRIYALPFARNMGSRRVLEKASFRCEAILKNSIIKNGVVQDDCIYAILKDEFETEP from the coding sequence ATGCAGATTATCGCAGATGACATTATTTTGAGGAAATGGGAAAATAAAGATGCAGAAAGACTTGCATCTGTGGCAAACAACAAGAAGATAGTGGATAATCTTAATGATGGATTTCCTTATCCATATTCAATTGAGGATGCAAAACAATTCATTTCACATTCCAGGAAAGAAGATCCCACTCACCTGCGTTTGGCTATTGAGATGAATGGTGTCATCATAGGCAGCATTGGTGCATACTTCAAGGAGAATGTGCACCAGATGAATGCAGAAATAGGATATTATCTGGCTGAAGAATACTGGGGAAAGGGAATAATGGCAAAGGCGGTCAGATGCTTTGTAAAATACCTGTTTGAGAATTATGATGTGATCAGAATTTATGCACTCCCGTTTGCCAGGAACATGGGTTCAAGACGGGTGCTTGAAAAAGCAAGTTTCAGGTGTGAAGCCATTCTTAAAAACAGTATTATCAAAAATGGTGTTGTGCAGGATGACTGCATCTATGCCATTCTAAAAGACGAATTTGAAACTGAACCATGA